A region of Desulfolithobacter dissulfuricans DNA encodes the following proteins:
- the istA gene encoding IS21 family transposase — protein sequence MFQYRQILAYMRSGQSDRQIAKAGLMGRAKASEFRRIATEKGWLSPKRPLPDDHTLAAVLKRPRRPASGSILAPYHEKIKSWHRQGISGTTIHQALVRDHGFSGSYSAVRRYLQQLKNDSPEATVMLDFKPGEVAQVDFGKGPKITDTTTGEVFSTWFFVMTLAFSRHQYAEIVRDQKIHTWLGCHRRAFEFFGGIPKKVVVDNLKSAITRACWRDPRIQRSYAELAEGYGFLVSPCPPNEPRKKGRVEAGVKYIKRSFLPLRRFRSLGDANRQLREWIMESAGNRVHGTTRQKPLSLFAEAEKHLLKPLPAKVPELAVWSAHKLHGNCHLQFEKCFYSAPYRLVRKQLWVKATETTVKIFHDHELVAVHPRKHRPGEKSTIIGHLPPDAVAYLMRDPQWCLRQAGVTGPNCLRLIESLFAHRVLDNLRAAQGVIGLAGKYGQVRLEAACRRALFFDSPKYITVKTILAKGLDQLPDDPVPTPLPATYTGKGRFQRTCSRVVTTSSSKEDSICIPCPN from the coding sequence ATGTTCCAATACCGTCAGATCCTTGCCTACATGCGCTCCGGCCAGTCGGATCGCCAGATTGCCAAAGCCGGTCTCATGGGACGAGCCAAAGCTTCGGAATTCCGTCGTATCGCAACGGAAAAGGGCTGGCTCTCCCCAAAGAGGCCTTTGCCGGATGACCACACCCTGGCTGCAGTTCTCAAGCGTCCCCGGCGCCCTGCTTCAGGTTCCATTCTGGCGCCCTACCACGAGAAGATCAAGTCCTGGCACAGGCAGGGAATCTCCGGCACCACCATCCATCAGGCACTGGTACGCGATCATGGTTTTTCCGGCAGTTATTCAGCGGTACGCCGGTACCTGCAGCAACTGAAGAATGACTCGCCAGAGGCCACGGTCATGCTCGACTTCAAGCCGGGCGAGGTGGCCCAGGTCGACTTCGGCAAGGGGCCGAAAATCACGGATACGACCACCGGCGAGGTGTTTTCCACCTGGTTCTTTGTCATGACCCTGGCCTTCAGCCGGCATCAGTATGCCGAGATCGTCAGGGACCAAAAAATACACACCTGGCTTGGCTGTCACCGACGGGCCTTTGAATTCTTCGGCGGTATCCCGAAAAAGGTGGTGGTCGACAACCTGAAGTCCGCCATCACCAGGGCATGCTGGCGGGATCCCAGGATCCAGCGTTCCTATGCTGAACTGGCCGAAGGCTATGGTTTCCTGGTCTCGCCCTGTCCGCCCAACGAGCCAAGGAAAAAAGGCAGGGTCGAGGCCGGAGTCAAGTATATCAAGCGCAGCTTCCTGCCTTTACGCCGATTCAGAAGCCTTGGTGATGCCAACCGCCAACTGCGCGAATGGATCATGGAGAGCGCCGGCAACCGTGTCCATGGCACTACCAGGCAGAAGCCGCTTTCCCTCTTTGCAGAAGCGGAAAAACACCTGCTCAAGCCCCTGCCGGCCAAGGTGCCGGAGCTGGCGGTCTGGTCTGCACACAAGCTGCATGGCAACTGTCATCTGCAGTTTGAAAAATGCTTTTACTCGGCACCCTACAGGCTGGTCCGCAAACAGCTCTGGGTCAAGGCCACGGAAACGACCGTCAAGATCTTTCACGATCACGAACTGGTGGCGGTTCATCCCCGGAAACACAGGCCCGGCGAGAAATCGACCATCATCGGTCACCTGCCGCCCGATGCCGTGGCCTACCTGATGCGTGACCCGCAATGGTGCCTCAGGCAGGCTGGTGTAACAGGCCCCAACTGTTTACGTCTCATCGAGTCTCTTTTCGCTCACCGAGTCCTGGACAATCTCAGGGCTGCCCAGGGAGTCATCGGCCTTGCCGGGAAGTATGGTCAGGTCCGCCTGGAAGCCGCCTGTCGGCGTGCTCTTTTCTTTGACAGTCCAAAGTACATCACGGTCAAGACCATCCTGGCAAAGGGGCTCGATCAACTGCCCGACGATCCCGTTCCCACACCCCTGCCGGCAACCTATACCGGCAAAGGACGTTTTCAAAGAACATGCTCGAGAGTGGTCACAACCTCTTCGTCCAAGGAGGACTCGATATGCATCCCATGCCCGAACTGA
- a CDS encoding transposase, which produces MIINSIKELLRWVRRATNLRAARWRLTWFLNLANELCDDKKLLAPERKALRTVEKYREEILARWISEHSNGRIEGLNGIFQAAKARARGYRNDETFIAIIYLLAAPLLNLLKPT; this is translated from the coding sequence GTGATCATTAACAGCATCAAAGAGCTACTTCGCTGGGTTCGCCGAGCAACGAATCTGCGGGCGGCCAGATGGCGGCTGACCTGGTTTTTGAATCTGGCCAATGAGCTTTGCGATGACAAAAAACTGTTGGCTCCGGAGAGAAAGGCGCTGCGCACAGTGGAAAAATACCGGGAGGAGATTCTTGCCAGGTGGATATCAGAACATAGCAATGGACGCATAGAGGGCCTCAACGGAATATTCCAGGCCGCCAAGGCGCGGGCTCGTGGATACCGAAACGATGAGACATTCATTGCCATCATCTATCTTCTCGCTGCTCCGTTACTGAACCTGCTGAAACCTACATGA
- a CDS encoding diguanylate cyclase, whose protein sequence is MEIKKHIICAISAWIVLVTSSFTLNYTKAVKEQRRIATKTAKSVFDIIITTRLWNASHGGVYVAVDEKTQPNKYLKDPRRDIKVNDKLKLTKINPAFMTRQISEFAQKKEGILFHITGLKPINPQNNPNELEEQFLKEFEKGAKERGIFLKNEGKTYYFYMSPLKAKKECLKCHAWQGYKEDDIIGSISVTLPFVMRIPFAHLLIGHIIIGIFGLCGIIIAGNKLNNAYNTLKKQAVIDPLTLLPNRRSLFEHLSIEYRNCQRYNQPLSIIMFDIDNFKTYNDTYGHVKGDECLKKVAQTIKESLKRPGDFCARYGGEEFVVLLPDTSLEGALHVAERIRLNVKNLEIPHKKSPTQSVTLSLGVATTDGNTAISQDELIKCADIALYQAKQRGKDQVQAYKT, encoded by the coding sequence ATGGAAATCAAAAAGCATATAATATGTGCCATTTCTGCATGGATAGTTCTAGTCACCTCATCCTTCACTCTGAATTACACCAAAGCAGTAAAAGAACAGAGAAGGATTGCTACAAAGACAGCAAAAAGTGTTTTCGACATTATCATTACGACTCGCTTGTGGAACGCAAGTCACGGCGGAGTATATGTAGCTGTTGATGAAAAGACGCAACCAAATAAATACCTTAAAGATCCAAGGAGAGATATTAAAGTTAATGATAAATTAAAACTGACTAAAATAAATCCTGCTTTTATGACAAGACAAATTTCTGAATTTGCCCAGAAAAAAGAAGGAATCTTATTTCATATCACAGGACTTAAACCAATCAATCCTCAAAACAATCCAAATGAATTAGAAGAGCAGTTTTTAAAAGAGTTCGAAAAAGGTGCAAAAGAGAGGGGTATATTTCTTAAAAACGAAGGAAAAACTTATTATTTTTACATGTCCCCTTTAAAGGCTAAAAAAGAATGTCTCAAATGCCATGCCTGGCAGGGCTACAAAGAAGATGACATTATTGGATCTATTAGCGTTACATTGCCCTTTGTGATGAGAATACCATTTGCACATTTATTAATTGGACACATAATTATCGGAATATTTGGGTTATGCGGAATTATCATAGCCGGAAATAAATTGAACAACGCATATAACACATTAAAAAAACAAGCTGTAATTGATCCATTAACGTTACTCCCAAACCGCCGCAGTTTATTTGAACATCTGTCTATAGAATATAGAAATTGCCAAAGATACAATCAACCCCTATCAATAATAATGTTCGACATTGACAACTTCAAAACATATAATGATACCTATGGCCACGTTAAAGGAGATGAATGTTTAAAAAAAGTTGCACAAACGATAAAAGAATCACTCAAAAGACCCGGTGATTTTTGTGCTCGTTATGGTGGGGAAGAATTCGTTGTTCTTTTACCAGATACATCCCTTGAAGGAGCACTGCATGTAGCCGAAAGGATACGATTAAATGTAAAAAATCTGGAAATACCACACAAAAAATCACCAACACAGTCGGTAACACTAAGCCTTGGAGTGGCAACGACAGATGGCAACACTGCAATATCTCAAGACGAGTTAATCAAATGCGCTGATATAGCTTTATACCAAGCGAAACAACGTGGTAAAGATCAGGTACAAGCTTACAAAACATGA
- a CDS encoding transposase, translating into MSGAFISGIKTHFVNSNITVDRFHVVQLFSKAVDEVRRKEAKEVRMPRAARWATLKAAESDLTEKQLDALAELEAMDLHTAEAWRIC; encoded by the coding sequence ATGTCCGGAGCCTTCATCTCCGGCATAAAGACCCACTTCGTCAACAGCAATATTACGGTGGACAGGTTCCATGTGGTCCAGTTGTTCAGCAAGGCAGTGGACGAGGTGCGCCGCAAGGAAGCAAAGGAAGTACGCATGCCCCGGGCTGCGAGATGGGCTACTCTCAAGGCAGCGGAAAGCGACCTCACGGAAAAGCAGCTTGATGCGCTGGCAGAGCTTGAGGCCATGGACCTGCACACAGCCGAAGCCTGGCGCATCTGTTAA
- a CDS encoding transposase, which produces MKASIRQAAHIEQIRLRKDLNADALFATMRSGFEKIKDHRPGQVKHTLADTLMSAFAMFSLKDPSLLAFDCRRLDDPDNLKTIYGMATIPSDTSMREILDPVDPTLLRPLFKDAFRPLQRGKVLEKMVFMEEGYLLNLDGTGYFSSSKLYSPACLEKKSRSGKITYHLQAVGAAVVHPGFREMIPLCPEIIRKQDGTTKQDCERNAVRRMLVKLRQDHPHLKFIVNEDSLASNAPHIRDLRELGFRYILGVKEGDHKFLFEYVDQAVEDGQAVELVLPDTKKEEISHCFRIVYHAPLNKGNQDIRVTFVEYWEDNPKRKKPLRFSWITDLSVTPDNVYQFMRGARARWKIENETFNTLKNQGYQFGHNFGLGKQHLSEVFVHLMMLAFLVDQIQQLCCPLFKAARKLYRTNRSFWEKVRYHFYGYVLKTMEELYYTLLLARRRNLTS; this is translated from the coding sequence GTGAAAGCAAGCATCAGACAAGCCGCACATATCGAGCAGATCAGGTTGCGCAAGGACCTGAATGCGGATGCTCTGTTTGCAACAATGCGCTCTGGATTTGAAAAAATCAAGGACCATCGTCCAGGTCAGGTCAAGCATACGCTGGCCGATACGCTCATGTCGGCTTTTGCCATGTTTTCCCTGAAAGATCCGTCGTTGCTGGCTTTTGATTGCCGACGGCTCGACGACCCCGATAATCTGAAGACCATCTACGGCATGGCTACGATTCCCAGCGACACATCCATGCGTGAGATTCTCGACCCGGTTGACCCTACTCTCCTCAGACCGCTGTTCAAGGACGCCTTTCGTCCGTTACAGCGAGGCAAGGTGCTGGAGAAGATGGTCTTCATGGAAGAGGGATACTTGCTCAACCTGGACGGTACCGGTTATTTTTCTTCCAGTAAGCTGTATTCTCCGGCCTGCCTGGAAAAGAAGAGCCGCAGTGGTAAAATAACCTACCATTTACAAGCGGTTGGCGCAGCCGTTGTTCATCCTGGATTCCGGGAGATGATCCCTCTTTGTCCGGAGATCATCAGGAAGCAGGACGGCACCACCAAACAGGATTGTGAACGAAACGCCGTCAGAAGGATGCTGGTCAAACTGCGCCAGGATCATCCTCACCTGAAGTTCATCGTCAACGAGGATTCCCTGGCCTCCAACGCACCGCATATCAGAGACCTGCGGGAACTGGGTTTCCGTTACATCCTGGGTGTCAAAGAGGGGGACCATAAGTTTCTCTTTGAATACGTTGATCAGGCCGTGGAGGACGGTCAGGCAGTGGAGTTGGTTCTTCCCGATACAAAGAAAGAGGAGATATCCCACTGTTTCCGCATTGTCTACCATGCTCCGCTCAATAAGGGCAACCAGGACATCCGGGTCACCTTTGTCGAGTATTGGGAGGATAATCCCAAGAGAAAGAAGCCGTTGCGCTTCAGCTGGATAACCGATCTGTCCGTAACACCGGACAATGTGTACCAGTTCATGCGTGGTGCCCGGGCCCGGTGGAAGATAGAGAATGAGACCTTCAACACCTTGAAGAACCAGGGGTACCAGTTTGGCCATAATTTTGGCCTTGGCAAACAGCACTTGAGTGAGGTGTTTGTACACCTTATGATGCTGGCCTTTCTGGTGGATCAGATTCAGCAGCTATGCTGCCCATTGTTTAAAGCAGCCCGTAAGCTGTATCGCACCAATCGATCCTTCTGGGAAAAGGTTCGATACCATTTCTACGGTTATGTTCTCAAAACCATGGAGGAATTGTATTATACCCTGTTACTGGCACGCCGACGTAACCTTACCTCATAG
- a CDS encoding hybrid sensor histidine kinase/response regulator: protein MLLLREITKVKEAEILLRDREKNYLEIFNATSEAIFIHDADNGKILDANHSVSDMFGYSHEEVLQLSINDLNLGAYPYSQQEAVHLVKRAVEQGPQLFEWKARKKSGECFWTEVALKSSEVGGQRRVIAVVRDITDRKQAEQDKEKLDIKIRQVQKIEAIGTLAGGIAHDFNNILAAILGYGELALNKLPAGSPLAADIEQVLMAGTRAKELVKQILTFSRQSEHNVEPIQLHPIIKEALKLLRASIPASIEIKQDIDPNCGSVLADPTQIHQVIMNLCTNAYHAMRENGGVLSVSLLPVTIEKNDKKASSLAIAPGDYVKLEVSDTGHGIDQDTLEKIFDPYFTTKSIGEGSGMGLSVVHGIIKSIGGHIMAYSEPGMGATFNIYLPRIKYASENREIVNGESPPRGKEKILFVDDEATIAQMGRQMLESLGYRVKSLTSSQAALEEFQIHPEYYDLVITDMAMPKMTGSELTEKLLAIKQDIPIILCTGFSEMMNKDKAKSIGIREYLMKPVTMLDLAKAVREVLDKK, encoded by the coding sequence TTGCTGCTGCTTAGAGAGATTACTAAAGTTAAAGAGGCTGAAATATTATTACGTGATCGTGAGAAGAATTATCTGGAAATCTTTAACGCAACCAGCGAAGCAATATTTATACATGATGCCGACAATGGAAAGATACTGGACGCCAACCATTCAGTATCGGACATGTTTGGGTATTCACATGAAGAGGTACTCCAACTGAGTATCAATGACTTGAATTTAGGAGCTTACCCATATTCTCAACAAGAAGCTGTGCACTTGGTCAAGAGGGCTGTCGAACAAGGTCCTCAACTTTTTGAGTGGAAGGCCAGAAAAAAAAGTGGTGAATGCTTTTGGACAGAGGTCGCGCTGAAAAGCTCTGAAGTTGGCGGGCAACGTCGTGTCATCGCAGTTGTTCGCGATATAACCGATCGTAAGCAAGCAGAGCAAGACAAAGAGAAACTTGATATAAAAATCAGGCAAGTTCAGAAAATTGAGGCTATCGGGACGCTGGCCGGAGGCATAGCTCACGATTTCAATAATATCCTGGCAGCTATCCTCGGATATGGGGAACTGGCCCTGAATAAACTGCCAGCCGGTAGTCCGCTTGCCGCTGATATTGAACAAGTGCTCATGGCCGGCACCCGCGCCAAAGAACTGGTGAAGCAGATTCTTACATTCAGTCGCCAGAGCGAACACAATGTTGAGCCAATACAGCTTCATCCCATAATCAAAGAGGCTCTCAAGTTATTGCGCGCTTCCATCCCAGCTTCTATCGAGATCAAACAGGATATCGATCCGAACTGCGGGTCAGTTCTGGCCGATCCAACACAGATACATCAAGTCATAATGAACCTCTGCACCAATGCCTATCATGCCATGCGGGAAAATGGCGGTGTCCTGAGCGTTTCCCTGTTGCCTGTTACAATCGAAAAAAATGACAAAAAAGCAAGCAGTCTGGCCATAGCTCCCGGAGACTATGTTAAGCTCGAAGTTAGCGATACCGGCCACGGCATAGACCAGGACACCTTGGAAAAAATATTTGACCCCTATTTTACCACTAAATCTATTGGAGAAGGTTCCGGGATGGGCCTTTCGGTGGTTCATGGCATCATCAAAAGCATTGGCGGCCATATCATGGCTTACAGTGAACCTGGTATGGGCGCAACGTTCAATATTTATCTCCCCAGGATCAAATATGCCTCTGAGAATCGTGAAATTGTAAACGGGGAATCGCCTCCCAGGGGAAAGGAGAAAATCCTGTTCGTCGATGACGAGGCGACCATTGCGCAAATGGGGCGGCAAATGCTTGAGAGCCTTGGCTACCGGGTGAAGTCGCTCACCAGCAGCCAGGCGGCTCTGGAGGAATTTCAGATTCACCCGGAATATTATGATCTTGTCATCACAGACATGGCCATGCCAAAGATGACTGGTTCAGAATTGACTGAAAAACTCCTTGCCATCAAACAGGATATTCCAATTATTCTCTGCACCGGATTCAGTGAAATGATGAATAAAGATAAGGCAAAATCTATTGGCATTAGAGAATATCTCATGAAGCCTGTAACTATGTTGGATCTAGCCAAGGCGGTAAGAGAGGTGCTGGACAAAAAATAA
- the istB gene encoding IS21-like element helper ATPase IstB yields MHPMPELIPMLKQLRLSGIMDSLEIRNRQAIDEKMAYTDFLALLIQDEVARRTQRKFDMRIRRAGFRNQKTLEDFDFSFNPAINKAQVMDLATCRFMEEKACVLIVGPCGTGKSHIAQALGHCAIRLGRDVVFTTQTKLLGQLQAARATNTYDRRLNTLAKVDLLIIDDFGLKPLRTPQDEDIHDLIGERYERRSTIITSNLDLSEWRDAFPNKLLGAATIDRIRHGAYCVVLDGKSYRTTKPLPKPQKKEVEKTEKSSKN; encoded by the coding sequence ATGCATCCCATGCCCGAACTGATCCCCATGCTCAAGCAGCTGCGCCTCTCCGGGATCATGGATTCCCTGGAGATCCGGAACCGGCAGGCGATCGATGAAAAAATGGCCTATACCGACTTCCTCGCCCTCCTTATCCAGGACGAGGTGGCGCGCCGTACGCAACGAAAATTCGACATGCGGATCAGGCGCGCCGGGTTCCGCAATCAGAAAACCCTGGAGGATTTCGACTTTTCCTTCAATCCCGCCATCAACAAGGCCCAGGTAATGGACCTGGCCACCTGCCGTTTCATGGAGGAAAAGGCCTGTGTCCTGATCGTGGGCCCCTGCGGCACCGGAAAGAGTCACATCGCCCAGGCACTCGGCCATTGCGCCATCCGGCTGGGTCGTGATGTTGTCTTCACGACCCAGACAAAACTGCTCGGTCAGCTCCAGGCCGCCCGGGCCACCAACACTTACGACCGGCGCCTGAATACCCTGGCCAAGGTCGACCTGCTGATCATCGACGATTTTGGACTCAAGCCTCTCCGCACACCCCAGGACGAGGATATCCACGACCTGATCGGCGAACGGTATGAACGACGTTCGACCATCATCACCAGTAACCTGGATCTGTCCGAATGGCGTGACGCCTTTCCCAACAAACTGCTGGGTGCAGCCACCATCGACCGCATACGCCATGGCGCCTATTGCGTGGTCCTCGATGGCAAAAGTTACCGGACCACAAAACCACTGCCAAAACCCCAAAAAAAGGAGGTGGAAAAAACAGAAAAATCGTCTAAAAATTAA
- a CDS encoding helix-turn-helix domain-containing protein, whose product MNSRDIISLGLGLEAPWEIKGQILDTEKVPYELRLTIKADRGAKYPCPVCGAMCKARDFKVKTWRHLNFFQHHCYITAPVPRIRCEHHGVKQITVPWASKGSKFTLLFEQAAMVLVRDKPVLTAARILEMKDKRLWPTTRERRRMWSRWSPICPEPSSPA is encoded by the coding sequence ATGAACAGTCGTGACATTATCAGTCTTGGACTTGGCCTGGAAGCCCCCTGGGAAATCAAGGGACAGATTCTGGACACGGAGAAGGTTCCCTATGAACTGCGCCTCACCATCAAGGCCGACCGAGGAGCGAAGTATCCTTGCCCTGTCTGTGGAGCCATGTGCAAGGCTCGTGATTTCAAGGTGAAGACGTGGCGGCATCTGAATTTTTTCCAACATCACTGTTACATCACCGCTCCTGTCCCCAGGATTCGTTGTGAACACCATGGTGTGAAACAGATTACCGTACCCTGGGCTTCCAAAGGCAGCAAGTTTACCCTGCTTTTCGAGCAGGCGGCCATGGTACTTGTCCGTGACAAGCCGGTACTCACCGCCGCTCGGATTCTGGAGATGAAAGACAAGCGGTTGTGGCCGACCACCAGGGAAAGGCGGAGAATGTGGTCGAGGTGGTCTCCGATATGTCCGGAGCCTTCATCTCCGGCATAA
- a CDS encoding AEC family transporter, whose product MGQVIEIVLPVFLVIALGYGIRRFGLVDDLFITQVNGLVFYVCLPLLLFYKIGQADFSVNFNPQLVLATSVATGCCFVLAYLYGKWRDFPPAVHGVFCQGSFRGNLAYIGLAIVYNGYGDAGLTRAGILLGFLVPVLNFFAILALILPQRRQRTGYPEIVKMILVNPLILASLVGILWSFFELPIPTILDRSLHIASGMTLPLALLSIGGSFSLKNLRGDFCMAALATTMKLVLLPLITAALMLLLGITGLDFAIGLLMAGAPTAVATYIMASQMGADGELAGTIVMMATGFSALSYTLLLLSLHAFGM is encoded by the coding sequence ATGGGACAGGTTATTGAAATCGTTTTGCCGGTATTTCTGGTCATCGCTCTGGGGTATGGCATCCGCCGCTTCGGGCTGGTGGATGATCTCTTCATCACCCAGGTCAACGGGCTGGTTTTTTATGTCTGCCTGCCGCTGCTGCTTTTCTACAAGATCGGCCAGGCGGATTTTTCCGTCAACTTCAACCCGCAGCTGGTGCTGGCTACCAGTGTGGCCACTGGCTGCTGCTTTGTCCTTGCCTATCTGTACGGGAAGTGGAGGGACTTTCCTCCTGCGGTTCACGGGGTGTTCTGCCAGGGATCGTTCAGGGGAAACCTGGCCTATATCGGGCTGGCTATTGTTTATAATGGCTATGGTGACGCCGGTCTGACCAGGGCAGGAATCCTGCTTGGTTTTCTGGTGCCTGTTCTGAACTTTTTCGCCATCCTGGCCCTTATTCTGCCCCAGCGGCGCCAGCGTACAGGTTATCCTGAAATCGTAAAGATGATCCTTGTCAATCCGCTCATCCTTGCCTCGCTGGTTGGGATTCTCTGGAGTTTTTTCGAACTGCCCATCCCCACAATCCTGGACCGGTCACTCCACATTGCCAGCGGAATGACCCTGCCCCTGGCACTCCTTTCAATCGGCGGAAGTTTTTCTCTGAAAAACCTGCGAGGTGATTTCTGCATGGCAGCTCTTGCCACAACCATGAAGTTGGTTCTGTTGCCGCTGATAACAGCAGCGTTGATGCTGTTGCTTGGTATTACCGGGCTGGATTTTGCCATCGGCCTGCTCATGGCCGGTGCACCGACTGCGGTAGCCACCTATATCATGGCGTCCCAGATGGGAGCTGACGGGGAACTTGCGGGAACAATCGTGATGATGGCCACCGGATTTTCAGCACTCAGTTACACCCTGCTGTTGCTCAGCCTGCATGCTTTTGGCATGTAG
- the trhA gene encoding PAQR family membrane homeostasis protein TrhA — MKNTEKTEYYLPTEEKINIISHAIGFILSIAALVLLVTHAIMYGTAWHIISFSIFGTSLIILYIASTLYHSAKNLDLRNRLKIIDHASIYILIAGTYTPFTLVTLNGTIGWVIFGISWGMALTGIILKLFFTGKYDLLSTIMYVSMGWVIIFAIKPLINNLPLDGFLWLLAGGISYTIGAVLYSINNIKFNHAIFHVLVLIGSFSHFMAVFFYVLPSE, encoded by the coding sequence ATGAAAAATACTGAAAAAACAGAATATTATTTACCAACAGAAGAAAAGATAAATATCATTTCTCATGCAATAGGTTTTATTTTAAGTATTGCTGCTTTGGTGCTTCTAGTTACGCATGCAATTATGTACGGGACTGCCTGGCACATTATTAGTTTCAGTATTTTTGGCACAAGTCTAATCATATTGTATATTGCCTCTACTCTTTACCACAGTGCCAAGAATTTAGACCTGAGAAATAGGCTAAAAATCATCGACCATGCATCAATTTATATCCTAATTGCTGGAACTTACACTCCTTTTACGCTTGTTACTCTAAATGGTACAATAGGTTGGGTTATTTTCGGCATTTCCTGGGGGATGGCTTTAACAGGAATAATTTTAAAACTTTTCTTTACCGGAAAGTATGATTTACTTTCAACCATCATGTATGTATCAATGGGTTGGGTTATCATCTTCGCGATAAAACCATTAATTAACAATTTACCTTTAGATGGTTTCCTATGGCTTTTGGCCGGAGGAATATCATATACAATAGGTGCAGTCTTATACAGCATTAATAACATAAAGTTCAACCACGCCATCTTCCATGTGCTTGTTTTAATCGGCAGTTTCAGCCATTTTATGGCGGTGTTCTTTTATGTTTTACCAAGTGAATAA
- a CDS encoding PaaI family thioesterase: protein MKEIKVTGKQPNSRMCFVCGLENRFGLKSRFYELESGELLAIFRPATEHQGYPGRLHGGLAATILDETIGRAVMISYSDNIWGVTVDFSMRLRKPVPLNEEVRVLARLTKDGKRFFEGSGEILLADGAIAVEGKGRYLKIDINKITDLEMGEDEWLVTPMPDDPETIEL from the coding sequence ATGAAAGAAATAAAGGTTACCGGCAAGCAGCCCAATTCCAGAATGTGTTTTGTCTGCGGGCTGGAAAACAGGTTTGGCCTGAAAAGCCGGTTTTATGAGCTTGAATCCGGGGAGTTGCTGGCTATTTTCAGGCCTGCCACCGAACACCAGGGGTATCCTGGCCGATTGCATGGAGGACTGGCGGCAACCATTCTTGACGAGACCATTGGCCGGGCCGTCATGATCTCCTATTCGGATAATATCTGGGGTGTGACTGTGGATTTTTCCATGCGGCTCAGAAAACCGGTCCCACTAAACGAGGAAGTACGGGTCCTTGCCCGTTTAACAAAGGATGGTAAGCGATTTTTTGAAGGAAGCGGCGAAATTCTGCTTGCTGACGGCGCGATTGCGGTTGAAGGCAAGGGCCGCTATCTGAAGATAGACATCAACAAGATTACCGACCTTGAGATGGGGGAAGACGAATGGCTGGTCACCCCCATGCCCGATGATCCAGAAACCATTGAACTGTAA
- a CDS encoding PEP-CTERM sorting domain-containing protein — MDGTGSLVHVTDTTLTTESLNTINGGVFEETDSTLNVTGNTTLIENNGQLILNGGIYNESGDFILIDSMLGGTDPLMNIGGDFSVTGTSTIVFNETAILSVGDDLLFDADSYAGFDMGSVLIEMTGTSDDEGNGNVLDLDDDFVLGGLNVADGLTLVLMDDLVVDELEFLGVGAIDLNGFDLTVASSFSGEVSQIITGHGGAFIYSNNAPVPEPATMLLFGTGLAGLAGFCFKTRGKNRDRAG, encoded by the coding sequence GTGGACGGGACTGGCAGCCTGGTGCACGTTACCGACACTACCTTGACAACAGAGTCCCTGAACACCATTAACGGAGGGGTCTTTGAAGAGACTGATTCGACGCTCAATGTGACAGGTAACACCACCCTGATCGAAAATAACGGGCAACTCATACTCAATGGAGGTATTTACAACGAATCGGGCGATTTTATTCTCATAGATTCCATGCTGGGCGGGACAGATCCTCTCATGAATATTGGTGGTGATTTCTCGGTCACAGGGACGAGCACTATTGTCTTCAACGAAACGGCCATACTGTCTGTTGGTGATGACCTGCTTTTTGACGCAGATAGTTATGCAGGATTTGACATGGGATCGGTGTTGATAGAAATGACCGGCACATCGGATGACGAGGGCAACGGCAATGTTCTTGACCTGGACGACGACTTTGTTCTTGGAGGGTTGAACGTTGCCGACGGCCTGACCCTTGTCCTGATGGACGACCTGGTGGTGGATGAACTCGAGTTTCTGGGAGTCGGTGCCATTGATCTCAACGGTTTCGACCTGACGGTTGCATCCTCGTTTTCCGGCGAGGTTTCCCAGATCATCACCGGCCATGGAGGCGCCTTTATCTATAGCAATAATGCACCGGTACCTGAACCGGCAACAATGCTGCTCTTTGGCACCGGCCTGGCCGGTCTGGCCGGATTCTGTTTTAAAACAAGAGGAAAAAACCGCGATAGGGCAGGTTGA